The following are encoded together in the Bacillus cereus group sp. RP43 genome:
- a CDS encoding SDR family NAD(P)-dependent oxidoreductase, translated as MKVLITGGAGFIGSHLALKLLAQGKQVVLLDNFHSYYAKSRKQFQLEQVQRYGKVPFYECDILHKEDVKAVMQQEKVDAVIHLAGFPGVRPSLEMPGAYIDINIKGTSNVLTCAGEENVKKVIVASSSSVYGEQTGMPLKEEMAHGRVLSPYAASKYGMESLCHAYQYMYGFQMNILRFFTVYGPWGRPDMAIASFIRKLLHGEEIVVYGKGTGRDYTYIDDITEGITLALESNRSDVYNLGSNAPILMTELLAQLEKHFPLMCVNREAHRQGDVTSTWADISKAKNQLGYEPRVSFAEGLERTIAWAKKYPDTV; from the coding sequence ATGAAAGTATTAATTACTGGTGGAGCAGGCTTTATTGGAAGTCACCTTGCTTTGAAACTGTTAGCACAGGGAAAGCAAGTGGTGTTACTTGATAATTTCCACTCTTACTATGCAAAATCAAGAAAACAGTTTCAACTTGAACAAGTTCAACGATATGGAAAGGTTCCGTTTTACGAGTGCGATATTTTGCATAAAGAAGATGTGAAAGCTGTCATGCAACAAGAGAAGGTTGATGCAGTTATTCATTTAGCTGGATTTCCAGGTGTGAGACCATCGCTTGAAATGCCAGGCGCTTATATTGATATTAATATAAAAGGGACAAGTAACGTATTAACATGTGCAGGAGAAGAAAATGTAAAGAAAGTTATTGTAGCATCCTCTTCTTCCGTGTATGGAGAGCAAACAGGAATGCCTTTGAAGGAGGAAATGGCACATGGTCGTGTCTTATCTCCTTATGCAGCATCGAAATACGGGATGGAGTCACTTTGCCATGCTTATCAATATATGTATGGATTTCAAATGAACATTTTACGATTCTTTACTGTATATGGTCCGTGGGGGCGTCCTGATATGGCGATAGCAAGCTTTATTCGAAAATTATTACATGGTGAAGAAATTGTTGTATATGGAAAGGGAACAGGAAGAGATTACACATACATTGATGATATTACAGAAGGGATTACTCTTGCGTTAGAGTCGAATAGAAGTGATGTCTACAATCTAGGTTCGAATGCACCAATTTTAATGACTGAATTGCTTGCACAGTTAGAGAAACATTTCCCACTTATGTGCGTAAATAGAGAAGCGCATCGTCAAGGGGATGTAACATCGACGTGGGCTGATATTTCGAAGGCGAAAAATCAGCTGGGATATGAACCTCGTGTATCATTTGCAGAAGGGTTGGAACGGACTATTGCTTGGGCGAAAAAATATCCGGATACTGTTTAA
- a CDS encoding lysylphosphatidylglycerol synthase transmembrane domain-containing protein has product MLGRKNIRILFNLCGIFLLCVFLVISWQSFEMSSLWGQLYELWKHPYTLVFLIVMYGVAFFFRAYAWKLYLHHHITMKEALYGLFYSLFINHVSPLKVGDAVRIAIITKEKKVTLGEATQSVVILRILDLLILGVFGTVGMFILWGNVLLNVPVILACICIGSGTLFLLYKKVPQFVEGQWKQLKAVLFTIQGVIILLLIVLSWICEAFVIYEIASSLTFIQAVWVNSMTIAGQVFQLTPGGLGTYETVMTFALRALGVGEVVAYEWSLMSHGFKFIFSYGVGAILLVLYPMELRSLVSQKGENIRWKK; this is encoded by the coding sequence TTGCTTGGGCGAAAAAATATCCGGATACTGTTTAATCTTTGTGGTATTTTCTTGTTATGTGTTTTTTTGGTTATATCGTGGCAATCATTTGAAATGTCTTCTTTGTGGGGACAACTATATGAGTTATGGAAACATCCTTATACCTTAGTGTTTCTTATTGTAATGTATGGTGTTGCATTTTTCTTTCGTGCATACGCTTGGAAATTGTATCTTCATCATCATATTACAATGAAAGAGGCTTTGTATGGATTGTTTTATAGTTTATTTATTAATCATGTTTCTCCATTGAAAGTAGGGGATGCTGTTCGCATTGCGATCATTACAAAAGAAAAGAAAGTGACGTTAGGAGAAGCGACACAATCAGTTGTTATACTTCGTATATTAGATTTGCTTATTCTTGGTGTATTTGGAACAGTAGGGATGTTTATATTGTGGGGGAATGTTTTACTGAATGTTCCCGTTATCCTCGCTTGTATATGTATCGGAAGTGGGACGTTGTTTCTTTTGTATAAGAAAGTACCGCAATTTGTAGAGGGGCAGTGGAAGCAATTAAAGGCAGTTTTGTTTACAATACAAGGCGTTATCATTCTCTTACTAATTGTACTGAGCTGGATTTGCGAAGCTTTTGTAATTTATGAAATTGCGAGTTCTCTTACATTCATACAAGCGGTTTGGGTGAATAGTATGACCATCGCAGGACAAGTATTTCAATTAACACCAGGCGGTCTTGGAACATATGAAACGGTAATGACGTTTGCGCTAAGAGCGCTTGGAGTAGGGGAAGTAGTAGCATATGAATGGTCATTAATGAGTCACGGTTTTAAATTTATATTTTCTTACGGTGTGGGTGCAATCCTGCTCGTCTTATACCCAATGGAATTGCGTTCACTAGTCAGTCAGAAGGGGGAAAACATCCGGTGGAAGAAGTAA
- a CDS encoding alkaline phosphatase family protein → MEEVKKASKFEKVAARCWNLLNEGKPFTPIFVFGTFLLFSISQFGQTGFISAFFSSFVLIVPLLVLYYLFDFPLFLRNYLWFPFIAYLIVFKMVHLPLFFFALGLYFFFTILFWGTLYYHLRIGTSWLNFTRFWKLVLKNSDSTSGNAQEQMPKFLLLLSLWYYYYDFFQAGGTFNGVDWKVLCIFYGALLIYTLILHRNLFDWQPKAISSYTENMPENQKALNEKVVVIVIDGMRKDRFEAAHTPYLDSLRKQGTEFLNMETVYPARTVVCFSSMFTGTYSFEHGIKSNMVWKHGVNVESIFDSLRKVDKTGKMLAVAHLVDAFGDDVETFTAVMKNDVVDSKIMEKARKIMDEQDPDLFIVQLISTDQTGHSRGVLYDEYLQKIHEADQHVKQFIEHLEKTGKAENTTFIICADHGQADGIGGHGHLDEGERFVPFFMCGPHIAQGIKVEEKKSLVSMAPTIAYLLGAPYPSHSRGPVLVEALKEQEKE, encoded by the coding sequence GTGGAAGAAGTAAAAAAAGCATCAAAGTTTGAAAAAGTTGCAGCCCGCTGCTGGAACTTACTAAATGAAGGAAAACCGTTTACACCTATTTTTGTATTCGGTACATTTTTATTGTTTTCTATTTCGCAGTTTGGACAAACTGGTTTTATTTCAGCATTTTTTAGTAGTTTTGTCCTCATTGTACCTTTACTTGTTTTATATTATTTGTTTGATTTCCCATTGTTTTTAAGAAACTATTTATGGTTCCCGTTTATTGCATATCTAATTGTATTTAAGATGGTCCATTTGCCATTATTCTTTTTTGCATTAGGACTATATTTCTTCTTTACAATTCTATTTTGGGGAACTTTATATTATCATTTGCGAATTGGTACATCATGGTTGAACTTCACACGGTTTTGGAAGCTGGTTTTAAAAAATAGTGATTCTACAAGTGGGAATGCACAAGAACAGATGCCAAAGTTCTTACTATTACTTTCGCTTTGGTATTACTATTACGATTTCTTTCAAGCAGGCGGTACATTTAACGGTGTAGATTGGAAAGTGCTGTGTATATTTTATGGTGCTCTTCTTATATATACGCTTATTTTACACCGTAATTTATTTGATTGGCAGCCAAAGGCAATTTCTAGCTATACAGAAAACATGCCTGAAAATCAAAAGGCATTAAATGAAAAAGTAGTTGTGATTGTGATAGATGGTATGCGAAAAGATCGTTTTGAGGCAGCACATACACCGTACTTAGATTCCCTTCGAAAACAAGGGACAGAGTTTTTAAATATGGAAACTGTATATCCAGCTCGTACAGTTGTATGTTTCTCATCTATGTTTACAGGAACGTATTCTTTTGAGCATGGAATTAAATCGAATATGGTTTGGAAGCATGGAGTGAACGTGGAGAGTATTTTTGATTCTCTTCGTAAAGTGGATAAAACAGGGAAGATGTTGGCGGTTGCTCATCTTGTCGACGCGTTTGGCGATGATGTGGAAACATTTACTGCTGTGATGAAAAATGATGTTGTTGACTCGAAAATTATGGAGAAAGCAAGAAAGATTATGGATGAACAAGATCCAGATCTATTTATCGTCCAGCTTATTTCTACAGATCAAACAGGTCATAGCCGCGGCGTACTATATGATGAATATTTACAAAAAATTCATGAAGCAGATCAGCATGTGAAGCAATTTATTGAGCATTTAGAGAAAACAGGAAAAGCAGAAAATACGACATTTATCATTTGTGCAGATCATGGACAAGCGGATGGGATTGGTGGTCATGGGCATTTAGACGAAGGAGAACGGTTTGTACCATTCTTTATGTGTGGTCCTCATATCGCTCAAGGTATAAAAGTAGAAGAAAAGAAGAGTCTTGTTTCTATGGCCCCTACAATTGCTTATTTATTAGGAGCACCGTATCCATCTCATAGTCGTGGTCCTGTCTTAGTAGAAGCGCTAAAGGAGCAGGAAAAAGAATGA
- a CDS encoding glycosyltransferase family 2 protein encodes MKVIVFIPALNEEDSIAQVIQKVPRHFHPSVKVEVLIIDDGSTDRTVDVAKKAGADHIVSFAKNGGLGAAVRAGLQESYRLGADISVMIDADDEYPANEIPNVLEPIFTGEADYTMGSRFRGTIQGMRLHRRLGNYCFTTLQCLLLRKWIRDGQSGMRAFSRQAMEHGEIIHDYNYAQVITLNLVRKGFRVQEVPITYKVRETGDSFISFRKYMTRVLPAIWKEMKRPVEKVIIDYTAHVLTEDKRCS; translated from the coding sequence ATGAAAGTAATTGTTTTTATACCTGCATTAAATGAAGAGGATTCTATTGCACAGGTTATTCAAAAGGTACCGCGCCATTTTCATCCAAGTGTAAAGGTAGAAGTGCTTATTATCGATGATGGATCAACTGATAGAACGGTAGATGTTGCAAAAAAAGCCGGGGCTGATCACATCGTTTCATTTGCAAAAAACGGAGGACTTGGTGCAGCCGTTCGAGCAGGTTTGCAGGAAAGCTATCGTCTTGGGGCTGACATTAGTGTAATGATTGATGCTGATGATGAGTACCCAGCTAATGAAATTCCGAATGTACTTGAACCTATCTTTACTGGAGAAGCAGATTATACGATGGGTTCTCGTTTTCGGGGAACCATTCAAGGAATGAGATTACATCGACGTCTTGGGAATTATTGCTTTACGACGCTACAATGTTTGTTATTGCGAAAGTGGATTCGCGATGGACAATCAGGTATGCGTGCTTTTTCTAGACAAGCGATGGAGCATGGGGAAATTATTCATGATTATAACTATGCCCAAGTTATTACTTTGAATTTAGTACGAAAAGGCTTTCGAGTACAAGAAGTACCGATTACGTATAAAGTAAGAGAAACAGGCGATTCTTTCATATCTTTTCGTAAGTATATGACGCGTGTGCTTCCGGCAATTTGGAAAGAAATGAAGCGTCCAGTAGAGAAAGTTATAATTGACTATACTGCACATGTATTAACAGAAGATAAGAGGTGCTCGTAG
- a CDS encoding FTR1 family protein, producing the protein MQLQAFLITFREVLEALLIVGIITTYLKRTDSKQYVKYVWLGAGLAVVASYIVALVFQVVFTGFAAMGSEMYLKISIIFVSAILLTQMVFWMAEHSKNMTANMENKMNQYITAGNIIGMVVHSFLVVLREGVETVFFFAAITGGNIGEAMKGWGAISGLLVAAVVSFLFFKGTMRISLKVFFKVTGAFIVLIAAGLLVQGVSMLQDLKILGSVMPHVYDITWLLPEHPIDYAHYLRDHGTAPLLSGDLGIFLKAFLGYSSMPSLEEVLVYIGYFVVLYMLIIFKKPVKTKKEINEENKSVS; encoded by the coding sequence ATGCAACTTCAGGCATTTCTCATTACATTTCGTGAAGTATTAGAAGCATTGCTTATCGTTGGGATTATTACAACGTACTTAAAGCGCACAGATAGTAAGCAGTATGTAAAATATGTTTGGCTAGGAGCAGGGCTTGCGGTTGTAGCAAGTTATATTGTCGCCCTAGTCTTTCAAGTTGTATTTACTGGTTTTGCTGCTATGGGTAGCGAAATGTATTTAAAAATATCCATTATTTTCGTTTCAGCCATTTTACTTACACAAATGGTATTTTGGATGGCAGAACATAGTAAGAATATGACAGCCAATATGGAAAATAAAATGAATCAGTATATTACGGCTGGAAATATAATTGGAATGGTCGTGCATTCTTTTCTTGTTGTACTTCGAGAAGGTGTAGAAACAGTTTTTTTCTTTGCAGCGATTACAGGAGGAAACATCGGGGAAGCGATGAAAGGCTGGGGAGCTATATCTGGTCTACTCGTTGCAGCGGTTGTTAGCTTCTTATTCTTTAAAGGAACGATGCGTATTTCACTCAAAGTATTCTTTAAAGTAACAGGTGCATTTATCGTATTAATTGCAGCAGGACTTCTTGTACAAGGTGTTTCTATGCTTCAAGATTTAAAGATACTTGGCAGCGTAATGCCGCACGTATATGATATTACATGGCTACTACCAGAGCATCCAATCGATTATGCTCATTATTTGCGTGATCATGGTACTGCACCTCTTCTTTCCGGTGATTTAGGTATTTTCTTAAAAGCATTTTTAGGATATTCATCGATGCCATCTCTTGAAGAAGTACTTGTATATATTGGATATTTTGTTGTGTTGTACATGTTAATTATCTTTAAAAAACCTGTTAAAACAAAGAAAGAAATAAATGAAGAAAATAAGTCAGTTAGTTAA